Genomic DNA from Leptotrichia wadei:
GAGTTATTAAAAATATCTTTTTTAGAAAATGAAGAAATAAAAGAAGAAAAAATAAATTCTTAATATTAGTCTGGAAAAGCATTTTGAAGAAATAAGAATAAAAGAATTTTTAGAAGATAGAAAAATAGAAATTATAAATGAACTAATAAAAAATTATGAAAACAAAAAAGATTTCTTAAAAAAAGTACATATTAATAAGGTTGTTGAAGAGACTTTTACAAAAATAAAAAATACTAGAATGTTTGAAGAATTTGTGACAATAGTTTGTAATTTGGAAATGGGAGCAAAAAAAATAAAAGATTATGAAGTTTCTGATGAATCTGATAGTGTTAAAGGTAAATTTAAGTTGAAGGAAAAAAGATGTTTTAAATTTGATGATGGTAGTTATAGATATATTTTTAAACATATGAAAAATTTTTCTAATGGTTATAGAATGTATTTTGAAGAAAAAAAAGATAAAATTATTATATGTTATTTTGGAAAACATTTATCTACTAAAAAACATAAAAATTAAGAATGAAAGGAGAAAAATAAAAATGGCAGTAAAAAAACAAAGTTATGAAGAAAATATTGCACAAATTGATGAAATTTTGGAAAAATTGGAAAGCGAGGAATTGTCGCTAGATGATTCAATTTCTGAATACGAGAAGGCAATTAAGCTTATTAAGGATTCGGAGAAATTGCTTGAAGCTGGGGAAGGGAAAGTTATGAAGGTACTTGAAAAAAATGGGAAAATGGAAATGGAAGAATTTGAATGATTGGGAGATAAAATGCTACAGAAATATTTAAAAGAAAAAAAGAAAGCTGTTGAAGACAATCTGATAGAATTACTTGGGAATTATAGGGGTAAATATCCTGAAAAATTGGCAGAGGCAATGGAATATGCAGTTATGAACGGAGGAAAGCGAATCCGTCCTATTTTGATGTATATGATTTGTGATTTGTTTGAAAAAAATAATTGTAAAAGTTATGATAAAATTAAGGAAATTGCTGCTGCACTTGAATTTATACATTGCTATTCACTTGTTCATGATGATTTACCAGCGATGGACAATGATGATTACAGACGTGGTAAACTTACAGTTCACAAAAAATACAATGAAGCAATCGGGGTTCTTGTGGGAGATGCTCTTTTGACGGAAGCCTTTGGAATAATTGCAAATTCTAAAAGTTTAGGAGATAAAAATAAAATTGAGATTATTTCAAGATTATCTGAATATGCAGGATTTTTTGGAATGGTCGGAGGACAGTTTGCGGATATAGAATCTGAACATAAGAAAGTGGAAATTGACACGTTAAAATATATTCACGCACATAAGACTGGAAAATTACTGACTGCTGCGATTGAATTGCCAATGATTGCTTTGGATATTGAAGGTGAAAAGCGTGAAAAAATGGTAGAATATTCAAAATTATTGGGAATTGCCTTTCAAATTAAGGATGATATTTTAGATATTGAAGGGGATTTTGAGGAAATTGGTAAAAAATCGAATGATGTGAAAAATGAAAAAACCACTTATCCTAGCATTTTTGGGTTGGATGAGAGCAAAAGGCTACTTCAGGAATATTTGGAAAAAGCAAGAAAAATTATTGTTGATGACTTTAATGGGAATCAATTATTTTTGGAATTGACGGATTATTTTGGGAATAGGAAAAAATAAATAATTAAATATATTGAAAATTATAATTTAAACGGGAGAAAAAATGTTTATCGAGAAGAAAAATTACTTTTATATTGAAGAATTTGAAAAATATGGGATAACGGCAGTTTATACAAAAAAAAATGCTGGAAATATGTCTGATTATTGTCCAATTAAAAATCAGGAAGAAGGAATACAGAAAAAAAATCGGGAAAAATTATTAAAGGAATTAGGTTTGTCAAATAAACAGGAAGTTATGACTTTTCAGACTCATTCTAACAATGTAAAAATTATTGATGAAAATACAGAAAAGTATTATTATGAAAAGCAAGATGATATTGATGGATTTTTGACAAAAAGGAAGGATATTGCGATTTTTACATTTTATGCGGATTGCTTGCCGATTTTTGTATATGATAAGGAAAATCAGGTTATAGGAGCGTGGCATTCAGGGTGGCCAGGAACGTTTAAGGAAATGATGAAGTCAGGGCTTTTGGAAATGCAAAAAAAATATGGGACGCAAGTTGAGAATGTAGTAATGGCGTTAGGAATTGGGATTGGTCAAAAGGATTATGAAGTTGGAAATGAATTTTATGATAAGTTTGTGGAAAAATTTGGGAAAAGTAACAGAGAAATTGTGGAAAAATCATTTTGGTTTAATGATAAAACAGGGAAATATCATTTTGACAATACAAAATTTAATGAACTTATGGCACTCAAACTTGGGATAAAACAGGAAAATTTGATTGTAGCAGATGAAAGTACATTTGATGAAAAATTTCATTCTTATAGAAGGGAAAGAAAAAACGCTGGAAGGGCTACGGCTATGATTAGTTTTAAATAAAAAAGGGAGGAGACAAATTTATGAAAAAAATTTTATTTTTAGTATTTTTAATGATAGAAGCAATAGGATTTTCAGTTAATTGCAATTGGTATACAGGGAATACAGAATCTGCAAGCAAAATGGTAGAACTGGTTAAAAATACAAAATTAACAGATAAAATTTATTGTGATGTAGAAAAAAATAAAATGGTATATGAAACAGAGGATAAAAATAATGATAGTTTTATGGAAGTAGGGTTAATTTATAACAAAGGAAGCAAAAAGGGACTTACCTATATTGAAATTGCTAATTATTTGGATGAATTTGAAAAGGATGTAATTAAATTATATCCTTGGAAAAATTTGACAGAGTTAGAATATAGTAATTCTCCAGAATATTATAAATACAGAATGTATATTTACAGTCCTGAAAATAAGGATGAATTTATGATTTATATGATTCTTTATGATACAATAAATGGTGAATGGAAGCGTTTATATAGTAAAGATTTTTGGAATAAAAATGATGAGAATGCTGTTGAAATGATAGAAATTATGGAAAAAGTGGGAGCAAGGGCAACAGATGATATAGTTTATTAAAAAAGTGATTTTTAAGTAAAATAGTTTATAGAAGAGTTACACAATAATGAATAATAGGAGATAAATAATGAATTTTTTAATAAAAATATGGACTGCATTTATTTTGGACTTGATTTTTGGGGATCCGGAAAAAATTACACATCCAGTTCAAATTATTGGGAAAATGATTACATTTTTAGAGAAAAAATTATATGGGAAAAAAGGAAGCTTTGCTGGTGGAGCAGTTTTAGGTATTTTAGTAGTTGCAAGTACATTTTTTGTAATGTATGGATTTGTGGAATTGACAAAAATTGTAAAAGTTTTGGAAATTTTGGAAATTTATTTGATGTATACAGTATTTTCGGTAAAATCACTGGCTCGTGAAGGAAAAAGAGTTTATAAAATTTTAAAATTAGGAAATCTGAAAGTAGCAAGGGAAAAATTGTCTTATTTGGTTTCAAGAGATACAGAAAAGATGGATAAAGTTATGATTATTAGAAGTACGATGGAAACTATTTCGGAAAATATGGTGGATGGCGTGATTGCACCGATGTTTTATATGTTTGTGGGTGGACTTCCGCTTGCAATGGCCTATAAGGCAATAAATACACTTGATTCAATGGTTGGGTATAAAAATGAGAAATATGCAAAGTTTGGTACATTTTCAGCAAAATTAGACGATATGGTAAACTTTATTCCAGCCAGAATTTCTGGGATTTTTATAACAGCAGCAAGCTATATTTTGAGATACAATTACAAAAATGCATGGAAAATATTTAAAAGAGACAGAAAAAATCACGCAAGTCCAAATTCAGGACATTCAGAAAGCGCAGTAGCAGGAGCGTTGGGAGTCCAGTTTGGTGGAAAAGTTTCCTATTTTGGAAAAGAAGTAAAAAAGCCGACAATTGGAGATAAATTAAAAGAATTTAGATTAGATGATATAAAAAAAAATATATTATTAATGTATATGACAAGTTTTGTCTCAATGTGCTGTTTTTCAACAATTTATTTAGTTTATTTAATGTTATAAAATTATTTTAATTTCAGATCATATTTAAGTTATGTACACAAGGGGTTAAGACCCCCTTGCTAAATCAAAAACTATCTATAAATAAACAACAAGATTTCCCTCAATAATTTACAAGCTAATGCCGTAGATTGCCCAGATTGATCATACACAGGCGACAGTTCATTCATATCAAGTCCAACAATATTTAACTGAGAAATTTTTTCTATTGCCTTATGAAGTTCCACAAAAGTAACTCCTCCAGCTTCAGGCGTTCCAGTTCCAGGAAATTCCGATGGATCAAGCACATCTAGATCCAATGTAAAATATACTGGTTTCCCTTTCAATTTTTCCACAACTTCATCAAGTCCGTCAAAATTAAATTTTGTCGTGTGAAGATGTTCCTTTGCAAACTTCCATTCATCTCTTTCTCCACTTCTTATTCCAAATTGAAAAATCTTACCATCTCCAACAATATCCCAGCATCTTCTAATTACAGAAGCATGCGAATAATACTGCCCTAAATATTCATCTCTCAAGTCTGTATGTGCGTCAAACTGGATAATATGCAAATCTGGATATTTTTCGGCAACTGCTTTCACAGCTCCCAGCGTAACAGAATGCTCTCCACCAATC
This window encodes:
- the speB gene encoding agmatinase, which codes for MRNKNIHTFIGCDNEYNESKIAIFGAPFDSTTSFRPGTRFASAVMRNESFGIETYSPYQDKDLEDIKVFDGGDLELSFGNSESTLQDIQDETAKILKDGKIPFMIGGEHSVTLGAVKAVAEKYPDLHIIQFDAHTDLRDEYLGQYYSHASVIRRCWDIVGDGKIFQFGIRSGERDEWKFAKEHLHTTKFNFDGLDEVVEKLKGKPVYFTLDLDVLDPSEFPGTGTPEAGGVTFVELHKAIEKISQLNIVGLDMNELSPVYDQSGQSTALACKLLREILLFIYR
- a CDS encoding polyphenol oxidase family protein codes for the protein MFIEKKNYFYIEEFEKYGITAVYTKKNAGNMSDYCPIKNQEEGIQKKNREKLLKELGLSNKQEVMTFQTHSNNVKIIDENTEKYYYEKQDDIDGFLTKRKDIAIFTFYADCLPIFVYDKENQVIGAWHSGWPGTFKEMMKSGLLEMQKKYGTQVENVVMALGIGIGQKDYEVGNEFYDKFVEKFGKSNREIVEKSFWFNDKTGKYHFDNTKFNELMALKLGIKQENLIVADESTFDEKFHSYRRERKNAGRATAMISFK
- the xseB gene encoding exodeoxyribonuclease VII small subunit, producing MAVKKQSYEENIAQIDEILEKLESEELSLDDSISEYEKAIKLIKDSEKLLEAGEGKVMKVLEKNGKMEMEEFE
- the cbiB gene encoding adenosylcobinamide-phosphate synthase CbiB, with the translated sequence MNFLIKIWTAFILDLIFGDPEKITHPVQIIGKMITFLEKKLYGKKGSFAGGAVLGILVVASTFFVMYGFVELTKIVKVLEILEIYLMYTVFSVKSLAREGKRVYKILKLGNLKVAREKLSYLVSRDTEKMDKVMIIRSTMETISENMVDGVIAPMFYMFVGGLPLAMAYKAINTLDSMVGYKNEKYAKFGTFSAKLDDMVNFIPARISGIFITAASYILRYNYKNAWKIFKRDRKNHASPNSGHSESAVAGALGVQFGGKVSYFGKEVKKPTIGDKLKEFRLDDIKKNILLMYMTSFVSMCCFSTIYLVYLML
- a CDS encoding polyprenyl synthetase family protein, which gives rise to MLQKYLKEKKKAVEDNLIELLGNYRGKYPEKLAEAMEYAVMNGGKRIRPILMYMICDLFEKNNCKSYDKIKEIAAALEFIHCYSLVHDDLPAMDNDDYRRGKLTVHKKYNEAIGVLVGDALLTEAFGIIANSKSLGDKNKIEIISRLSEYAGFFGMVGGQFADIESEHKKVEIDTLKYIHAHKTGKLLTAAIELPMIALDIEGEKREKMVEYSKLLGIAFQIKDDILDIEGDFEEIGKKSNDVKNEKTTYPSIFGLDESKRLLQEYLEKARKIIVDDFNGNQLFLELTDYFGNRKK